Proteins encoded within one genomic window of Brachybacterium sp. P6-10-X1:
- a CDS encoding ABC transporter substrate-binding protein gives MGSQRTSTTSPSAIGRRTVLGASGAGAVAAALAACTGGGQSAQEAGGGGGGEGTLQWWDQFRPLTETFEQDLFGPFMEENPEITVERRQLAAADLGQALQIASRSDQLPDVHSLAGLDSSPAALVSDDWFQPIGEFADFESSEIADQLYDGIQRFDDELYTVPMFSGRWHENVPWFNTAMMEKAGIDPEGEGPATWDELRDVTRTVMDGADTEGIFVPGQDPAYLNQLVTRLAQTAGAPGTIDWATGEYVQDSQPFLDVFEFLQSLLQDGLIHPSSPSMNPRDARARWAAGEGAIYPWGAWFIGGLSVEEPEAVERGISCWHLPGPEVERNPIYSGPSGGTFWVSADAREPEAAGQLLHRLTTRDFQMALAAAMDQPPALLDVIEEADVHPAYARCVSFFQDDVLISPVPESGTPGAWRVAAEMRDVRPDVGDLLQSMLAGESVDVAGELTRFTDELSKERDRAIEAVQDETDVDLGAWVFENWDPSSDYERTDYDAR, from the coding sequence ATGGGTTCACAGCGCACCAGCACCACATCCCCGTCCGCCATCGGCCGCCGAACGGTGCTCGGGGCCTCCGGCGCCGGCGCCGTGGCCGCCGCCCTGGCCGCGTGCACCGGCGGCGGGCAGTCCGCCCAGGAGGCAGGCGGCGGGGGCGGGGGAGAGGGCACCCTCCAGTGGTGGGACCAGTTCCGCCCGCTGACCGAGACCTTCGAACAGGATCTGTTCGGGCCGTTCATGGAGGAGAACCCGGAGATCACGGTCGAGCGCCGCCAGCTCGCGGCCGCGGACCTGGGTCAGGCCCTGCAGATCGCCAGCCGCAGCGACCAGCTGCCGGACGTCCACTCCCTGGCCGGCCTGGACTCCTCACCCGCAGCGCTGGTCAGCGACGACTGGTTCCAGCCCATCGGCGAGTTCGCCGACTTCGAATCCAGCGAGATCGCCGACCAGCTCTACGACGGCATCCAACGATTCGACGACGAGCTGTACACGGTCCCCATGTTCTCCGGCCGGTGGCACGAGAACGTCCCCTGGTTCAACACCGCCATGATGGAGAAGGCGGGGATCGATCCTGAGGGCGAGGGGCCGGCCACCTGGGACGAGCTGCGCGACGTCACCCGGACGGTGATGGACGGGGCTGATACCGAGGGCATCTTCGTGCCCGGTCAGGACCCGGCCTATCTCAACCAGCTCGTGACCCGCCTGGCCCAGACCGCCGGAGCGCCCGGGACCATCGACTGGGCCACGGGCGAGTACGTCCAGGATTCCCAGCCGTTCCTCGACGTCTTCGAGTTCCTGCAGTCCCTGCTCCAGGACGGCCTGATCCACCCCTCCTCGCCCTCGATGAACCCTCGCGATGCCCGGGCCCGCTGGGCCGCGGGGGAGGGGGCGATCTATCCGTGGGGCGCCTGGTTCATCGGGGGGCTCTCGGTCGAGGAGCCCGAGGCCGTCGAGCGCGGCATCTCCTGCTGGCACCTGCCCGGCCCCGAGGTCGAGCGCAACCCGATCTACTCCGGCCCCTCCGGCGGGACCTTCTGGGTCTCCGCCGATGCCCGGGAGCCGGAAGCGGCCGGGCAGCTGCTGCATCGTCTGACCACCCGCGACTTCCAGATGGCACTGGCTGCCGCGATGGATCAGCCGCCGGCGCTGCTGGACGTGATCGAGGAGGCCGACGTGCACCCCGCCTACGCCCGGTGCGTGTCCTTCTTCCAGGACGACGTCCTGATCTCCCCTGTTCCGGAGTCCGGCACCCCGGGCGCCTGGCGGGTGGCCGCCGAGATGCGGGACGTCCGCCCGGACGTCGGAGACCTGCTCCAGTCGATGCTGGCGGGGGAATCGGTCGACGTCGCCGGGGAGCTGACCCGCTTCACCGACGAGCTGAGCAAGGAGCGGGACCGCGCGATCGAGGCCGTCCAGGACGAGACCGATGTCGACCTCGGCGCCTGGGTCTTCGAGAACTGGGATCCCAGCAGCGACTACGAGCGGACGGACTATGACGCACGCTGA
- a CDS encoding carbohydrate ABC transporter permease: MTHADSSVLREVSDPGPGTSRREIAGTSRSRPSLLRRLRRDWWIYLFLLPTIVGYGAYTVYPLVASWWFALLDWPGFAAVGTFTGLDNFARLMGDGLFWNAFGNSLIFLICAVPLRVGIALILAILLNRRATPFKGFLRTLFFLPVVTTGAIIGVVFTLLLDAGGPISLAMVASGLLDSPANFVADTGTSLFAGVAVWVWKWLGITMIYWLAALQTIPEEVREAAMIDGAGPVREFWHVTLPLLIPFLVIITLIDTVGALNVFDLMYTMTGGGPSFSSEVIEIFIYRTAFGATVPQLGYASAAAVLFGLLTMGLAVAQAVGVRWARRATGAMS, translated from the coding sequence ATGACGCACGCTGACAGCTCTGTGCTGCGGGAGGTGAGCGACCCGGGACCGGGCACCTCCCGCCGCGAGATCGCCGGCACCTCGCGGTCCCGTCCGTCGCTGCTGCGGCGCCTGCGCCGGGACTGGTGGATCTACCTGTTCCTGCTGCCCACCATCGTCGGCTACGGCGCGTACACCGTGTACCCGCTGGTGGCCTCCTGGTGGTTCGCGCTGCTGGACTGGCCGGGATTCGCCGCCGTCGGCACCTTCACCGGACTGGACAACTTCGCGCGGCTGATGGGCGATGGCCTCTTCTGGAACGCCTTCGGCAACTCCCTGATCTTCCTGATCTGCGCGGTCCCGCTGCGGGTGGGGATCGCCCTGATCCTGGCGATCCTGCTGAACCGCCGCGCGACCCCGTTCAAGGGCTTCCTGCGGACGCTGTTCTTCCTGCCGGTGGTGACCACCGGCGCGATCATCGGCGTGGTGTTCACCCTGCTGCTGGACGCCGGCGGACCGATCAGCCTCGCGATGGTGGCGTCCGGGCTGCTGGATTCGCCCGCGAACTTCGTCGCCGACACCGGCACGTCCCTGTTCGCCGGCGTGGCCGTGTGGGTCTGGAAGTGGCTGGGCATCACGATGATCTATTGGCTGGCCGCGCTGCAGACCATTCCCGAGGAGGTGCGCGAGGCCGCCATGATCGACGGCGCCGGCCCGGTGCGCGAGTTCTGGCACGTCACCCTGCCGCTGCTGATCCCGTTCCTGGTCATCATCACCTTGATCGACACCGTCGGCGCCCTGAACGTCTTCGATCTGATGTACACCATGACCGGCGGAGGGCCCTCGTTCTCCTCCGAGGTGATCGAGATCTTCATCTACCGCACCGCCTTCGGGGCGACCGTGCCCCAGCTCGGCTACGCCTCCGCGGCCGCCGTGCTGTTCGGCCTGCTGACGATGGGTCTGGCCGTGGCCCAGGCCGTCGGGGTCCGGTGGGCCCGCCGCGCGACAGGAGCGATGTCATGA
- a CDS encoding carbohydrate ABC transporter permease, whose protein sequence is MTAPGSLDPAPEAADADRGPIGGGSQRRALARRSRARRWQAIRARPGNLLIFLGLLILAALWIYPFIWLISASLKTPGEVFGSGLGLIPEKPIWENYSRAWTTVGFDKYFLNTIIITAGTVLLIVVRSALAGYVLGRYSFAGKKLLIIIFLITFFLPEGYTIIPVVQLTDQMGLLNTHLGVILGLGAGGQIASTLLYAGYFRGLPKELEECARLDGAGHFRIFFQVMLPLAWPITATVVILTFLFAWNNYLLPLVFTLSEPDLRTLAVGMTAFVGEYGTDWPGMAAAAMLSLVPVMIVFVVLQNKFVDSIAGAVKQ, encoded by the coding sequence ATGACCGCCCCCGGCTCCCTCGACCCGGCCCCTGAGGCGGCCGACGCCGACCGCGGGCCCATCGGCGGCGGATCGCAGCGTCGCGCCCTCGCACGCCGGAGCCGGGCACGGCGCTGGCAGGCGATCCGCGCCCGACCCGGCAACCTCCTGATCTTCCTGGGCCTGCTGATCCTGGCCGCCCTGTGGATCTACCCGTTCATCTGGCTGATCTCGGCCTCGCTGAAGACTCCCGGCGAGGTCTTCGGCTCCGGCCTCGGGCTGATCCCGGAGAAGCCGATCTGGGAGAACTACTCCCGCGCCTGGACCACCGTCGGCTTCGACAAGTACTTCCTGAACACCATCATCATCACCGCCGGCACGGTGCTGCTGATCGTCGTGCGCAGCGCGCTGGCCGGCTACGTCCTGGGCCGCTACTCCTTCGCCGGGAAGAAGCTGCTGATCATCATCTTCCTGATCACCTTCTTCCTGCCGGAGGGGTACACCATCATCCCGGTGGTGCAGCTGACGGACCAGATGGGTCTGCTCAACACGCACCTGGGCGTGATCCTGGGCCTCGGCGCCGGAGGGCAGATCGCCTCGACCCTGCTGTACGCCGGCTACTTCCGCGGCCTGCCCAAGGAGCTCGAGGAATGCGCCCGCCTCGACGGCGCGGGTCACTTCCGGATCTTCTTCCAGGTGATGCTGCCGCTGGCCTGGCCGATCACCGCGACCGTGGTGATCCTGACGTTCCTGTTCGCCTGGAACAACTATCTGCTCCCGCTGGTCTTCACCCTCAGCGAGCCGGATCTGCGCACCCTCGCCGTCGGCATGACGGCCTTCGTCGGCGAGTACGGGACCGACTGGCCCGGCATGGCCGCAGCGGCCATGCTCTCCCTGGTGCCGGTGATGATCGTGTTCGTCGTCCTGCAGAACAAGTTCGTCGACTCCATCGCCGGAGCGGTGAAGCAATGA
- a CDS encoding alpha-L-arabinofuranosidase C-terminal domain-containing protein has translation MTDPSAPRTGPSTPRTDHHAGHDRALPEAHVRIDTRRPLGTVSDDIYGHFLESAFFGNITGGVFDEGSELSLDGPGHLDGMRSDVLDLVKELRPGAIRWPGGNFTSAYHWEDGIGPRDQRPARRELAWGEIETNRYGTDEFLAWCEAVGADAYLAHSARDIDEAVRWVDYTNGAGETTMARARRANGREDPWRVRYWGVGNEVYGPWQMGHRSAERYAEDAAEHARFMRAVDPGIELVGVGIPWDQERWTTPLLAKAGRFLDHLSLHHYGASNHLITGDDYDDVVAQSLFFEREISRYSQLITDLSARLGLDRVPQLVIDEWNMRHLEPASWPEPRAGADGGIAERDTPAVEGLPQHTRVSRYSPRTLGDAVFSAGVFQAIHRSVGDASAVTMANPVNLLNANGIVVARPEGAFGSTLYHVWHLYRHHTGRTVLPVTVDGPARSTNVRLGDSRDPEGNQPTAPMTVPYLDVVATRADDGSIRLAVVNRHRSQSIRLRPVLDDSADATPTRARIRSLGGDVTDLNASNSLSAPATVAVRDLGDVAADGGAWVLPPHSVSVLILAGAGT, from the coding sequence ATGACCGACCCGTCCGCCCCGCGCACCGGCCCGTCCACCCCGCGCACCGACCACCACGCCGGTCACGACCGCGCCCTGCCGGAAGCCCACGTCCGGATCGACACCCGACGCCCGCTGGGCACCGTCAGCGACGACATCTACGGCCACTTCCTCGAATCCGCCTTCTTCGGCAACATCACCGGCGGCGTGTTCGACGAGGGCTCCGAGCTCTCCCTGGACGGCCCCGGCCACCTGGACGGCATGCGCTCCGACGTGCTCGACCTGGTCAAGGAGCTGCGCCCGGGAGCGATCCGCTGGCCGGGCGGGAACTTCACCTCGGCCTACCACTGGGAGGACGGCATCGGCCCGCGCGATCAGCGCCCCGCGCGGCGCGAGCTGGCCTGGGGCGAGATCGAGACCAACCGCTACGGGACCGACGAATTCCTGGCCTGGTGCGAAGCCGTCGGGGCCGACGCCTACCTCGCCCACTCCGCGCGCGACATCGACGAGGCGGTGCGCTGGGTCGACTACACCAATGGCGCAGGGGAGACCACCATGGCCCGGGCCCGCCGCGCGAACGGCCGCGAGGACCCCTGGCGGGTGCGGTACTGGGGCGTCGGCAACGAGGTGTACGGGCCGTGGCAGATGGGCCATCGCAGCGCCGAGCGGTACGCGGAGGACGCCGCCGAGCACGCCCGCTTCATGCGCGCGGTCGACCCGGGCATCGAGCTGGTCGGGGTGGGCATCCCGTGGGACCAGGAACGCTGGACCACCCCGCTGCTGGCGAAGGCCGGCCGCTTCCTGGACCACCTCTCGCTGCACCACTACGGGGCCAGCAACCACCTGATCACCGGCGACGACTACGACGACGTCGTCGCCCAGTCGCTGTTCTTCGAACGGGAGATCTCCCGCTACTCCCAGCTGATCACCGACCTCTCCGCCCGGCTGGGCCTGGACCGGGTGCCGCAGCTGGTGATCGACGAATGGAACATGCGCCATCTCGAACCGGCCTCCTGGCCCGAGCCCCGGGCGGGGGCCGACGGCGGCATCGCGGAGCGGGACACCCCCGCGGTCGAAGGGCTCCCGCAGCACACGAGGGTCAGCCGCTACAGCCCGCGCACGCTGGGCGACGCCGTCTTCTCGGCAGGAGTCTTCCAGGCCATCCATCGCAGCGTCGGCGACGCCTCGGCGGTGACCATGGCCAACCCGGTGAATCTGCTCAACGCCAACGGCATCGTCGTGGCCCGCCCGGAGGGTGCCTTCGGCTCGACGCTCTATCACGTGTGGCACCTCTACCGGCACCACACCGGCCGCACCGTGCTGCCGGTGACGGTCGACGGCCCCGCGCGGTCGACGAACGTCCGCCTGGGCGACAGCCGGGACCCGGAGGGGAACCAGCCCACCGCCCCGATGACGGTGCCCTACCTCGACGTGGTCGCCACCCGCGCGGACGACGGGTCGATCCGGCTGGCCGTGGTCAACCGCCACCGCTCGCAGTCGATCCGGCTGCGCCCGGTGCTGGACGACTCCGCGGACGCCACACCGACTCGGGCCCGCATCCGGTCCCTCGGCGGGGACGTCACGGATCTGAACGCGTCCAACAGCCTCTCCGCGCCGGCGACGGTCGCCGTGCGCGACCTCGGCGACGTCGCGGCCGACGGGGGAGCGTGGGTGCTGCCACCGCACTCCGTCAGCGTGCTGATCTTGGCCGGGGCCGGTACCTGA
- a CDS encoding sulfatase-like hydrolase/transferase: MEQPNILLLCTDQQRFDAVGASGNPHIDTPHLDRLAADGVLFENCYVQSPVCGPSRASLMTGRYVPSHGLYANGVDLPAHERLFTRDLADAGYDCGLVGKLHLGACAGGRSEPRTDDGLRVFRWAHDPYPGSSENAYHRWLRARYPELYEEALQQGGHGFDAMPTRAHYTHWIGQETIDFLRRDRKADAPFFVAANFFDPHHGFGAPQEYLDRYPLQDVPAPVTFEGELATKPPIHTEASERSYAGAAKGYAEYSAAELQEARRAYYAMVSLVDDEVGRILDALEEEGLAETTIVVFTSDHGEMLGDHQLMLKGPFMYDCAIKVPLIMRWPGLSQPGSRRQELVQWVDLAPTFLGAAGLPVPDAVQGESLEPLMRGADVSWREWALCHYRNSGNPYPDPAHVTMLRHGRYKLVVHHGSPASSRERAGELYDLETDPQELTNLWDEEGHRETRRWLQEMLLDVEVATEDRSAARVAVW; this comes from the coding sequence ATGGAGCAGCCGAACATCCTCCTGCTGTGCACCGACCAGCAGCGGTTCGACGCCGTCGGCGCCTCCGGCAATCCGCACATCGACACCCCGCACCTGGACCGGCTCGCCGCCGACGGGGTGCTGTTCGAGAACTGCTACGTGCAGTCCCCGGTGTGCGGGCCGTCCCGGGCGAGCCTGATGACGGGACGCTATGTGCCCTCGCACGGTCTCTACGCCAACGGGGTGGACCTGCCCGCTCACGAACGGCTGTTCACCCGGGATCTGGCCGATGCCGGCTACGACTGCGGGCTGGTCGGCAAACTGCACCTGGGCGCCTGCGCCGGTGGCCGCAGCGAGCCCCGCACCGACGACGGTCTGCGCGTCTTCCGGTGGGCGCACGACCCGTACCCGGGGTCGTCGGAGAACGCGTATCACCGCTGGCTGCGGGCGAGGTACCCCGAGCTGTACGAGGAGGCCCTGCAGCAGGGCGGTCACGGCTTCGACGCCATGCCCACCCGAGCGCACTACACCCACTGGATCGGGCAGGAGACGATCGACTTCCTGCGCCGCGACCGGAAGGCCGACGCCCCGTTCTTCGTCGCGGCGAACTTCTTCGATCCCCACCACGGCTTCGGCGCGCCGCAGGAGTACCTGGACCGCTACCCGCTGCAGGACGTCCCGGCTCCGGTGACGTTCGAGGGGGAGCTGGCCACGAAGCCGCCGATCCACACCGAGGCGTCCGAGAGGTCCTACGCCGGAGCGGCGAAAGGGTACGCCGAGTACTCCGCAGCGGAGCTGCAGGAGGCTCGCCGCGCCTACTACGCGATGGTCTCGCTGGTGGACGACGAAGTCGGCCGCATCCTCGACGCCCTCGAGGAGGAGGGTCTCGCCGAGACCACGATCGTGGTCTTCACCAGTGACCACGGCGAGATGCTGGGCGACCACCAGCTGATGCTCAAGGGGCCGTTCATGTACGACTGCGCGATCAAGGTGCCGCTGATCATGCGCTGGCCCGGCCTCTCGCAGCCTGGTTCCCGTCGGCAGGAGCTGGTGCAGTGGGTGGATCTGGCGCCGACGTTCCTCGGTGCGGCCGGCCTCCCGGTGCCGGATGCGGTCCAGGGGGAGAGCCTGGAACCGCTGATGCGCGGAGCGGACGTCTCCTGGCGGGAGTGGGCCCTGTGCCACTACCGCAACAGCGGCAACCCCTATCCCGACCCCGCGCACGTGACGATGCTGCGCCACGGCCGATACAAGCTCGTCGTGCACCACGGATCCCCCGCCAGCTCCCGGGAGCGGGCCGGGGAGCTCTACGACCTGGAGACCGACCCGCAGGAGCTCACGAACCTCTGGGACGAGGAGGGGCACCGCGAGACGCGGAGGTGGCTGCAGGAGATGCTGCTCGATGTCGAGGTCGCGACCGAGGACCGCAGCGCCGCCAGGGTCGCGGTGTGGTGA
- a CDS encoding TIGR03086 family metal-binding protein, whose product MAEPRDLRPAANAIATIVEGVPDKSLTDPTPSSDYRVGDLLEHIDGLSTGLQAAARKESVPEAELRDGDAALLRSDWRERIPVQLADLARAWAHPTSWQGETIEGGIPILASAAGMFVLDELIVHGWELARATGQPFDAREDDVLSLIDFLESLPPMPESEGLFAPPEPVPSAAPPLDRLIGLTGRDPAWLGASRER is encoded by the coding sequence ATGGCAGAACCGCGAGACCTCCGCCCGGCCGCCAATGCGATCGCGACCATCGTCGAGGGCGTTCCCGATAAGTCCCTGACAGATCCGACGCCGTCGTCGGACTACCGCGTCGGCGATCTCCTCGAGCACATCGACGGACTCTCGACCGGTCTGCAGGCGGCCGCTCGCAAGGAGTCGGTGCCGGAGGCGGAGCTGCGCGACGGGGACGCCGCCCTGCTGCGGTCCGACTGGCGCGAGCGCATCCCCGTCCAGCTGGCCGACCTCGCGCGGGCATGGGCGCACCCCACGTCGTGGCAAGGCGAGACGATCGAGGGCGGCATCCCCATCCTGGCCTCCGCCGCGGGGATGTTCGTGCTCGATGAGCTGATCGTCCACGGCTGGGAGCTGGCGCGAGCCACCGGCCAGCCGTTCGACGCGCGCGAGGACGACGTGCTCTCCCTCATCGACTTCCTCGAATCGCTGCCGCCGATGCCGGAATCGGAAGGGCTGTTCGCCCCGCCCGAGCCGGTGCCGTCGGCGGCCCCGCCGCTGGACCGCCTGATCGGGTTGACCGGCCGCGATCCCGCGTGGCTGGGGGCCTCGCGAGAGCGCTAG
- a CDS encoding PTS transporter subunit IIC, with translation MGTFEAVVRVITDNLFAQVSILIGLIALVGLILQRKPFDEVVAGALRATIGVVILNIGVEIFTGGLTSFQAIVSSAMGLEPPQATSTLADFTAGAGSVVPLIIAGGFVVHLVLVRIFPAARFVYLTGHLMYWMSVVIAASLVEAFGDVNRWVLAAVGSILIGCYWVLQPLWTRPLMRKVMGDDEVGLGHTDSLIAVASGYGARALKLGDPVEHDSENVRLPKPISFFKDINVSTATVISVIMVIAILFADSGVVSEQMGDATVLPGVWAILQALRFAAGIAILLFGVRMFLAEIVPAFKGLSEKALPGTKPALDLPVTFTRAPTAVMIGFLASTVVFLALMLVFAATGWFVLVPPMIMLFFGGGAGGVFGNAVAGWRGAIFGGVLNGIVLSVGQAIGWSLYAGTAPELATLADADWYAVGWALIGLGSLLAPLGAWAVWVLAGAALVITIAILVVLGRRSSSTGTGEGAAEARVPAAVGAGAVAVDQEANGPEPVSSPGRASSDAGPGPAAATTPAASTSSGDRPEMLDVLAVCGAGMGSSLILRTTAEKALQRLDIPATLRHTDVGSARGERVDVVIAQQTYLDELGDIAPVMVPITDFVNLDHVEQRLREGLEKEGWR, from the coding sequence ATGGGCACATTCGAAGCCGTCGTACGCGTCATCACGGACAATCTGTTCGCGCAGGTGTCCATCCTCATCGGGCTGATCGCGCTCGTCGGGCTGATCCTGCAGCGCAAGCCGTTCGACGAGGTCGTCGCCGGTGCTCTGCGCGCCACCATCGGCGTGGTCATCCTGAACATCGGCGTCGAGATCTTCACCGGTGGGCTGACCAGCTTCCAGGCGATCGTCTCCAGCGCCATGGGGCTCGAGCCGCCGCAGGCCACCTCCACCCTCGCCGACTTCACCGCCGGCGCCGGATCGGTGGTGCCGCTGATCATCGCGGGCGGCTTCGTCGTCCACCTGGTCCTGGTGCGGATCTTCCCGGCGGCCCGATTCGTCTACCTCACCGGCCATCTCATGTACTGGATGAGCGTCGTCATCGCCGCCTCCCTGGTCGAAGCCTTCGGCGACGTCAATCGATGGGTGCTGGCTGCCGTCGGCTCGATCCTCATCGGCTGCTACTGGGTGCTGCAGCCTCTGTGGACCCGACCGCTGATGCGGAAGGTGATGGGCGACGACGAGGTGGGCCTCGGCCACACCGACTCGCTGATCGCCGTCGCCTCCGGCTACGGCGCCCGAGCGCTGAAGCTCGGCGACCCCGTCGAGCACGACTCCGAGAACGTGCGCCTGCCCAAGCCGATCTCGTTCTTCAAGGACATCAACGTCTCCACCGCCACCGTCATCAGCGTGATCATGGTGATCGCGATCCTGTTCGCCGATTCCGGCGTGGTCAGCGAGCAGATGGGAGACGCGACGGTCCTGCCCGGCGTCTGGGCGATCCTCCAGGCGCTGCGCTTCGCCGCCGGCATCGCGATCCTGCTGTTCGGTGTGCGCATGTTCCTGGCGGAGATCGTCCCGGCCTTCAAGGGCCTGTCCGAGAAGGCGCTGCCGGGCACGAAGCCCGCCCTCGACCTCCCGGTCACCTTCACCCGCGCCCCCACCGCGGTCATGATCGGCTTCCTCGCCTCGACCGTGGTGTTCCTGGCGCTGATGCTGGTCTTCGCCGCCACCGGCTGGTTCGTCCTGGTCCCCCCGATGATCATGCTGTTCTTCGGTGGAGGCGCCGGCGGCGTGTTCGGCAACGCGGTGGCCGGCTGGCGCGGCGCGATCTTCGGCGGCGTCCTCAACGGCATCGTGCTCTCCGTCGGCCAGGCCATCGGCTGGAGTCTCTATGCCGGCACCGCCCCGGAGCTCGCGACCCTCGCCGACGCCGACTGGTACGCGGTCGGCTGGGCGCTCATCGGCCTCGGCTCGCTCCTCGCCCCGCTGGGCGCCTGGGCGGTCTGGGTGCTCGCCGGGGCCGCGCTCGTGATCACCATCGCGATTCTCGTGGTGCTGGGCCGTCGAAGCAGCTCCACCGGCACCGGTGAGGGGGCTGCTGAGGCCCGCGTGCCCGCCGCTGTCGGCGCGGGCGCCGTGGCCGTCGACCAGGAGGCCAATGGGCCGGAGCCGGTCAGTTCGCCCGGGAGGGCTTCCTCGGACGCAGGACCGGGACCGGCTGCGGCGACGACACCGGCCGCGTCGACGTCGTCGGGGGACCGACCGGAGATGCTCGACGTGCTCGCCGTCTGCGGCGCCGGCATGGGATCGAGCCTGATCCTGCGCACCACCGCCGAGAAGGCGCTGCAGCGCCTCGACATCCCGGCGACCCTGCGTCACACCGACGTCGGCTCCGCCCGCGGCGAGCGCGTCGACGTGGTGATCGCGCAGCAGACCTATCTCGACGAGCTCGGGGACATCGCCCCCGTGATGGTTCCGATCACCGACTTCGTGAATCTCGACCACGTCGAACAGCGGCTCCGTGAGGGCCTGGAGAAGGAGGGATGGCGATGA
- a CDS encoding sugar isomerase domain-containing protein, with amino-acid sequence MIDDLTALISQVIDDNHDALDSSAEAIAASGRDGGLIYAAGAGHSLAAVMETFFRAGGLAFVRPLWNDRILPLAGARASTAAEREVGLGAGIAQQAPITDADTVLIFSNSGVNPYPVEIAEHAREQGATVIAMTSVAASATAPKRADHRLFEVADIVLDTAVPAGDVTWPPEAPVTAPASTLLTASLWAAILRRIDTIAPDAPRWKSANVAGTDDLNAALVERFGPRIPEL; translated from the coding sequence ATGATCGACGACCTCACCGCCCTGATCAGTCAGGTGATCGACGACAATCACGACGCGCTGGATTCCTCGGCCGAGGCGATCGCGGCTTCCGGGCGCGACGGCGGGCTGATCTACGCGGCCGGGGCCGGACACTCCCTGGCTGCCGTGATGGAGACGTTCTTCCGCGCCGGCGGCCTCGCCTTCGTGCGGCCGCTGTGGAACGACCGCATCCTGCCGCTGGCCGGAGCACGGGCGTCGACAGCAGCGGAGCGCGAAGTGGGCCTCGGCGCGGGCATCGCCCAGCAGGCCCCCATCACCGACGCCGACACCGTGCTGATCTTCTCCAACTCCGGGGTGAACCCCTACCCGGTGGAGATCGCGGAGCACGCCCGGGAACAAGGGGCCACGGTCATCGCGATGACCTCGGTCGCCGCGAGCGCGACAGCACCGAAGAGAGCCGACCACCGACTGTTCGAGGTCGCCGACATCGTCCTGGACACCGCGGTGCCCGCAGGGGACGTCACGTGGCCCCCGGAGGCACCCGTCACAGCTCCGGCCTCGACGCTCCTGACGGCGTCGCTGTGGGCGGCGATCCTGCGGCGCATCGACACGATCGCCCCGGACGCCCCGCGCTGGAAGAGCGCGAACGTCGCGGGCACCGACGACCTCAACGCCGCACTCGTAGAGCGCTTCGGCCCCCGGATTCCTGAGCTGTGA
- a CDS encoding GntR family transcriptional regulator, translating to MVDRSKFRALVDDLRREIEKLPVGSSVPSERALAVDSGVSRMTARRALDELTREGRIVREVGRGSFVARPAVNLPLHLTGFTQDMAARGIEAGSRVLRLLEEPADASTAEALGLEKGSPVTRLDRVRLADGRPMALERTALDARVVPGLVDVDFTRRSLYGELEARYGIVFDAGEQIIRAATIRPEDAQELGVDQGTAVLEFVRTSGTGGRSIERTVSTYPGDRFELSAQIAPVTAQESGGRSALRVRR from the coding sequence ATGGTCGACCGCTCCAAGTTCCGCGCACTCGTGGACGACCTGCGCCGCGAGATCGAGAAGCTCCCGGTCGGCTCGTCCGTCCCCAGCGAGCGGGCCCTGGCCGTGGATTCCGGGGTTTCGCGGATGACCGCGCGACGCGCTCTGGACGAGCTCACCCGTGAGGGTCGGATCGTGCGCGAAGTGGGCCGCGGCTCCTTCGTCGCCCGCCCGGCGGTGAATCTGCCGCTGCATCTCACGGGGTTCACGCAGGACATGGCCGCACGGGGGATCGAGGCGGGCTCGCGGGTGCTGCGGCTTCTCGAGGAGCCGGCCGATGCGTCCACGGCGGAGGCGCTCGGACTCGAGAAGGGATCGCCCGTGACCCGTCTGGATCGGGTGCGCCTCGCCGACGGCCGACCCATGGCATTGGAGCGGACTGCGCTGGATGCGCGCGTCGTCCCCGGGCTCGTCGACGTCGACTTCACCCGGCGCTCCCTCTACGGAGAGCTCGAGGCGCGCTACGGCATCGTGTTCGACGCCGGCGAGCAGATCATCCGGGCCGCGACCATCCGTCCGGAGGATGCCCAGGAGCTCGGCGTCGACCAGGGCACGGCCGTGCTCGAGTTCGTCCGCACGTCCGGCACGGGGGGCCGCTCGATCGAGCGCACGGTCTCCACCTATCCGGGTGACCGTTTCGAGCTGTCGGCTCAGATCGCGCCGGTCACAGCTCAGGAATCCGGGGGCCGAAGCGCTCTACGAGTGCGGCGTTGA